In the genome of Pseudoliparis swirei isolate HS2019 ecotype Mariana Trench chromosome 3, NWPU_hadal_v1, whole genome shotgun sequence, one region contains:
- the LOC130191743 gene encoding sodium/potassium/calcium exchanger 3 isoform X2 — protein sequence MFYALAIVCDDYFVPSLEKISENLQLSEDVAGATFMAAGSSAPELFTSLIAVFITKGDVGVGTIVGSAVFNILVIIGLCGIFAGQTVVLTWWSLFRDASYYILSVLTLIMVIYDATVVWWESLLLVTMYGIYIVIMKFNSQLLAFTTRQLSSSGPCCFRSESHRDNKMGDDASACNTSIVLLNKGPAHGQDSPPVMVDELLILNPHKLSFSDAGLRIMITPHFSPRTRLSMAGRMLISERQRLIESSQNQRDGEAGPGSRGGSTSNSLKRTGSCCLENGDRRPGVGDAEPGDKLGDESGDKSGDKSGDKSGDKSGDKSGDKSGDKSGDKLGVEVGQTEEEDDDNGIFSPVRIPGSCCARVTWLIKWPLGLLLYCTVPNCILPRWHRWFMVTFVASTLWIAVFSYLMVWMVTIISFTLGIPDYIMGITFLAAGTSVPDCMASLIVARRGMGDMAVSNSIGSNIFDILLGLGFPWALRTLVVEHGSSVPINNKGLVYSVVLLLASVFLTVMCVHLNHWRLDRRLGVGLLFLYVIFLLCSIFFGQM from the exons ATGTTCTACGCTCTCGCCATCGTCTGTGATGACTACTTTGTCCCTTCCCTTGAGAAAATATCCGAG AACCTGCAGCTCAGTGAAGATGTGGCTGGGGCGACATTTATGGCGGCAGGCAGCTCTGCTCCAGAGCTTTTTACTTCTCTCATTG CCGTTTTTATCACCAAAGGAGACGTTGGAGTCGGCACGATTGTCGGCTCTGCCGTCTTCAACATCCTGGTCATCATTGGCCTGTGTGGGATCTTTGCAGGCCAG ACGGTGGTTCTGACGTGGTGGTCGCTTTTCAGAGACGCCTCTTACTacatcctctctgtcctgactCTCATCATG GTTATCTATGATGCCACAGTTGTCTG GTGGGAGTCGCTGCTTCTCGTGACCATGTATGGAATCTACATAGTAATCATGAA GTTCAACTCTCAGCTTCTGGCGTTCACGACGCGGCAGCTCAGCAGCTCCGGGCCGTGCTGCTTCAGATCCGAGAGTCACAGAGACAACAAGATGGGAGACGATGCCTCTGCTTGCAATACTTCCATAGTGCTTCTTAACAAAG GCCCCGCCCATGGTCAGGATTCTCCTCCAGTCATGGTGGATGAGCTTCTCATCCTCAACCCCCACAAACTGTCCTTCTCTGACGCTGGCCTGCGCATCATGATCACCCCCCACTTCTCTCCCCGCACCAGGCTCTCCATGGCAGGCCGCATGCTCATCAGCGAG AGACAGAGGCTGATCGAGAGTTCTCAGAACCAGCGGGATGGCGAGGCCGGCCCGGGATCACGAGGGGGATCAACCAGTAACAGTCTGAAGAGGACGGGCTCCTGCTGTCTGGAGAACGGAGACAGAAGACCTGGGGTAGGAGACGCAGAGCCAGGAGACAAGCTAGGAGACGAGTCAGGAGACAAGTCAGGAGACAAGTCAGGAGACAAGTCAGGAGACAAGTCAGGAGACAAGTCAGGAGACAAGTCAGGAGACAAGTCAGGAGACAAGCTAGGAGTTGAGGTGGGccagacagaggaagaggatgatgacAATGGGATTTTCAGCCCTGTACGCATACCAG GAAGCTGCTGTGCGCGGGTGACGTGGCTGATCAAGTGGCCTCTGGGCCTCCTGCTCTACTGCACGGTGCCGAATTGTATCCTGCCACGCTGGCACCGCTGGTTCATGGTCACCTTCGTGGCCTCCACCCTGTGGATCGCTGTCTTCTCCTACCTCATGGTGTGGATG GTCACCATCATCAGTTTCACACTGGGCATCCCAGACTACATCATGGGTATCACCTTCCTGGCAGCAGGGACCAGCGTGCCAGACTGCATGGCCAGTCTGATTGTAGCTCGACGAG GCATGGGGGACATGGCGGTGTCTAACTCCATAGGCAGCAATATCTTTGACATCCTGCTGGGTTTGGGTTTCCCCTGGGCTTTGCGTACCCTTGTGGTGGAGCACGGATCATCA GTCCCCATAAATAATAAAGGACTTGTGTATTCGGTCGTCCTGCTGCTGGCATCCGTGTTTCTGACG GTGATGTGTGTTCACCTGAACCACTGGAGGCTGGATCGCCGGCTGGGTGTGGGTCTGTTGTTTCTCTATGTCATCTTCCTGCTCTGCTCCATCTTCTTCGGGCAGATGTGA
- the LOC130190814 gene encoding zinc finger protein ubi-d4-like isoform X1: MAAVVENVVKLLGEQYYRDAMEQCHNYNARLCAERSVRMPFLDSQTGVAQSNCYIWMEKRHRGPGMEPGQLYTYPSRRWRKKWRSHPVEDPRLIFPPVKSEIDVALKKDAVLSTDGSSLEALLKGDSMEKRTTTELRGSEEDSNPSDFTGGLNPAARIRKRIIEPDDFLDDLDDEDYEEDTPKRRGKGKGKGRGAGSTRKKLDTAALEDRDKPYACDNTIKQKHISKSSERVCGKRYKNRPGLSYHYAHSHLADEEGEEKEEVEVNKPAVPLPDVPKTPKKGPDGLALPNKYCDFCLGDTKNNHKTGQSEELVSCSDCGRSGHPSCLQFTPVMMAAVKTYHWQCIECKCCNVCGTSENDDQLLFCDDCDRGYHMYCLNPQMAEPPEGSWSCHLCLDLLKDKASIYQNAPPS; this comes from the exons ATGGCAGCTGTTGTTGAAAATGTTGTCAAACT GTTGGGAGAGCAGTACTACAGAGACGCCATGGAGCAATGCCATAACTACAATGCCAGGCTCTGTGCGGAGAGGAGTGTCCGAATGCCGTTCCTCGACTCTCAGACCGGTGTGGCTCAGAGCAACTGCTACATTTGGATGGAAAAGAGACACAGGGGACCAG GCATGGAACCAGGGCAGCTCTACACCTACCCatccaggaggtggaggaagaaatGGCGATCTCATCCTGTAGAGGACCCTCGGCTTATCTTCCCTCCCGTCAAGTCAG AGATCGATGTCGCACTGAAGAAGGACGCTGTGTTGTCAACGGATGGCAGCAGCCTGGAGGCCCTGCTGAAGGGGGACTCCATGGAGAAACGGACGACCACAGAGCTGCGAGGGTCTGAGGAGGATTCAAACCCGAGTGACTTCACCGGTGGCCTGAACCCGGCTGCCCGCATTAGAAAg AGAATCATTGAGCCTGATGACTTCCTGGACGACCTGGATGATGAAGACTATGAGGAAGACACGCCTAAAAGAAGAGGCAAGGGAAAAGGGAAG GGTCGAGGAGCGGGCAGCACCAGGAAGAAGCTGGATACAGCGGCACTGGAGGACCGAGACAAGCCGTACGCCTGTGACA acACTATCAAACAAAAGCATATTTCCAAATCTTCTGAAAGAG TCTGTGGGAAGCGCTACAAGAACCGTCCCGGTCTGAGCTACCATTACGCCCACTCCCATCTGGCTGacgaggagggtgaggagaaggaagaggtggaggtcaACAAGCCTGCAGTGCCGCTGCCCGATGTGCCGAAAA CTCCCAAGAAAGGCCCAGATGGTCTCGCATTGCCTAATAAATATTGTGATTTCTGCCTGGGAGACACGAAAAACAATCACAagactggccaatcagaggagctGGTGTCCTGCTCCGACTGCGGACGCTCGG GCCACCCCTCCTGCCTGCAGTTCACTCCTGTGATGATGGCTGCCGTGAAGACGTACCACTGGCAGTGCATCGAGTGCAAGTGCTGCAACGTGTGCGGCACCTCGGAGAACGAC GATCAGCTTCTGTTTTGCGATGACTGTGATCGAGGATATCACATGTATTGTCTCAACCCACAAATGGCTGAACCTCCAGAgg GGAGCTGGAGCTGTCATTTGTGTCTGGACCTTTTGAAAGACAAGGCCTCCATATACCAGAACGCCCCGCCGTCGTGA
- the LOC130190814 gene encoding zinc finger protein ubi-d4-like isoform X2, whose product MAAVVENVVKLLGEQYYRDAMEQCHNYNARLCAERSVRMPFLDSQTGVAQSNCYIWMEKRHRGPGMEPGQLYTYPSRRWRKKWRSHPVEDPRLIFPPVKSEIDVALKKDAVLSTDGSSLEALLKGDSMEKRTTTELRGSEEDSNPSDFTGGLNPAARIRKRIIEPDDFLDDLDDEDYEEDTPKRRGKGKGKGRGAGSTRKKLDTAALEDRDKPYACDICGKRYKNRPGLSYHYAHSHLADEEGEEKEEVEVNKPAVPLPDVPKTPKKGPDGLALPNKYCDFCLGDTKNNHKTGQSEELVSCSDCGRSGHPSCLQFTPVMMAAVKTYHWQCIECKCCNVCGTSENDDQLLFCDDCDRGYHMYCLNPQMAEPPEGSWSCHLCLDLLKDKASIYQNAPPS is encoded by the exons ATGGCAGCTGTTGTTGAAAATGTTGTCAAACT GTTGGGAGAGCAGTACTACAGAGACGCCATGGAGCAATGCCATAACTACAATGCCAGGCTCTGTGCGGAGAGGAGTGTCCGAATGCCGTTCCTCGACTCTCAGACCGGTGTGGCTCAGAGCAACTGCTACATTTGGATGGAAAAGAGACACAGGGGACCAG GCATGGAACCAGGGCAGCTCTACACCTACCCatccaggaggtggaggaagaaatGGCGATCTCATCCTGTAGAGGACCCTCGGCTTATCTTCCCTCCCGTCAAGTCAG AGATCGATGTCGCACTGAAGAAGGACGCTGTGTTGTCAACGGATGGCAGCAGCCTGGAGGCCCTGCTGAAGGGGGACTCCATGGAGAAACGGACGACCACAGAGCTGCGAGGGTCTGAGGAGGATTCAAACCCGAGTGACTTCACCGGTGGCCTGAACCCGGCTGCCCGCATTAGAAAg AGAATCATTGAGCCTGATGACTTCCTGGACGACCTGGATGATGAAGACTATGAGGAAGACACGCCTAAAAGAAGAGGCAAGGGAAAAGGGAAG GGTCGAGGAGCGGGCAGCACCAGGAAGAAGCTGGATACAGCGGCACTGGAGGACCGAGACAAGCCGTACGCCTGTGACA TCTGTGGGAAGCGCTACAAGAACCGTCCCGGTCTGAGCTACCATTACGCCCACTCCCATCTGGCTGacgaggagggtgaggagaaggaagaggtggaggtcaACAAGCCTGCAGTGCCGCTGCCCGATGTGCCGAAAA CTCCCAAGAAAGGCCCAGATGGTCTCGCATTGCCTAATAAATATTGTGATTTCTGCCTGGGAGACACGAAAAACAATCACAagactggccaatcagaggagctGGTGTCCTGCTCCGACTGCGGACGCTCGG GCCACCCCTCCTGCCTGCAGTTCACTCCTGTGATGATGGCTGCCGTGAAGACGTACCACTGGCAGTGCATCGAGTGCAAGTGCTGCAACGTGTGCGGCACCTCGGAGAACGAC GATCAGCTTCTGTTTTGCGATGACTGTGATCGAGGATATCACATGTATTGTCTCAACCCACAAATGGCTGAACCTCCAGAgg GGAGCTGGAGCTGTCATTTGTGTCTGGACCTTTTGAAAGACAAGGCCTCCATATACCAGAACGCCCCGCCGTCGTGA